A stretch of the Malus domestica chromosome 08, GDT2T_hap1 genome encodes the following:
- the LOC103440489 gene encoding deSI-like protein At4g17486 isoform X2, protein MKFELKKRWRSVAPLQLKNKSAGRFCLFPKSKSDSAESGKAPVYLNVYDLTPMNGYVYWAGFGIFHSGVEVHGVEYAFGAHDYPTSGVFEVEPRQCPGFKFRRSILIGTTGLDPTQVREFMERHSLSYNGDTYHLIVKNCNHFCRDICRRLTGKSIPKWVNRLARIVCNCILPESLKISDVQHDPNCQPYDSDKRSLRSAFSCVSSISMRQKQLSSSSLFLQSPLKGCLPPWELRRSLNGSLKER, encoded by the exons atgaaatttgaattgaagaagagatgGAGATCCGTTGCCCCGCTTCAATTGAAGAACAAATCCGCGGGGCGTTTTTGTTTATTTCCCAAATCAAAATCGGATAGCGCTGAATCAGGAAAAGCACCAGTTTATCTCAATGTATATGATCTGACTCCCATGAATGGCTATGTCTATTGGGCTGGCTTTGGAATTTTTCACTCTGGTGTTGAAG TTCATGGTGTGGAATATGCATTCGGAGCACATGACTATCCTACGAGTGGTGTTTTTGAGGTTGAACCTCGCCAATGCCCAGGGTTCAAGTTCAGAAGGTCGATATTGATCGGGACAACAGGCTTGGACCCTACTCAGGTTCGAGAGTTTATGGAGCGCCATTCTTTGAGCTACAACGGGGATACATATCACCTGATTGTCAAGAACTGCAACCATTTCTGCAGGGATATTTGTCGCAGGCTCACCGGAAAATCAATTCCTAAATGGGTGAACCGACTGGCAAGAATTG TATGCAACTGCATACTTCCGGAATCTCTGAAGATTTCCGATGTACAACATGACCCTAACTGCCAACCGTACGACAGCGACAAGAGGAGCTTGAGAAGCGCCTTCAGTTGCGTGTCGTCTATCTCAATGCGGCAGAAGCAGTTATCTTCATCTTCGTTATTTCTACAGTCGCCCCTGAAAGGTTGCTTGCCGCCATGGGAACTGCGAAGATCGTTGAATGGTTCGTTGAAAGAAAGGTGA
- the LOC103440548 gene encoding J domain-containing protein required for chloroplast accumulation response 1 isoform X2 → MERFSQRESLLLGYSPQRAFVNSGSSSHTPTKNSDVDFHDVFGGPPRRWSVNDMRYSFSEATESSGLKGDADDDDDDDDWSSLNEKPVFGEGSVNRRRTQSDDFFDDIFNGNHSVSSSPRRLQRDPFASAPGSRVLSPAHPLLHKTEPSAASSLPAQFSLPAGFSKGLVELPRSRSLSRFSNRAIQSHDKSRNDIRSSTRRSSSYQHSSPVGEGSSSLATSDKVDTGGNSEKDSKSSENATSSSPFQFHFSIYKWAVPMVMPLRGRNGSRVQKRTKNEEGSSTNECAATESPLDDARSPTVELIKQENDLRVDETTPNKVDPRQFVEEAVLPLAESETFSSLRDTAEDVSGNTISFRKSEDIEPHPLLQTASSEDRQKEIPVLMEQVHKPDQNHVPSFFFDEDLQQGNDEVTKSSGKKESVVKGAKKSSVDVGANKTAKHQHLKRSCSTKVEVNKASFQGSTKNSGDNLRRSKVKGKVKDLVKMFNQEVLCKPTYDGSDLGSQSYTMKEKGGFKAENEASITATKMNKDLPKSDVKNAFSDAPVMMKEDLQQLEKENIEAKTAPYTHNNAPAQDTPASSTARNGSNATVEDADESSHENFQMKEITQDEEKEPQPQPVNNHEELQAIDAKILQWSRGKEGNIRSLLTTMQIVLWPESGWKTVPLVDIIEGNSVKRAYQRALLCLHPDKLRQKGAASHHKYLAAKVFDVLQEAWDHFNSLGSL, encoded by the exons ATGGAGCGATTTTCGCAACGGGAGAGCCTTCTTCTCGGCTACAGTCCTCAGAGAGCGTTCGTCAACTCCGGTTCTTCTTCCCACACTCCCACCAAAAACTCGGACGTTGATTTTCATGACGTCTTTGGTGGCCCGCCGAGGCGGTGGTCTGTTAACGACATGAGGTACAGCTTCAGCGAAGCTACCGAGAGCAGCGGACTGAAAGGGGATGCTGATGACGATGACGACGATGATGATTGGTCCAGTTTGAATGAGAAGCCGGTGTTTGGGGAAGGGTCCGTGAACAGAAGACGGACCCAGAGCGATGACTTCTTTGATGACATCTTTAATGGCAATCACTCTGTCAGTTCTAGTCCAAGGAGGCTTCAGAGGGACCCTTTTGCTTCGGCGCCAGGTTCTCGGGTTCTAAGCCCCGCCCACCCCCTGCTGCACAAAACCGAGCCCTCTGCAGCTTCTTCACTGCCTGCACAATTCAG CCTCCCCGCCGGATTTAGCAAAGGGCTGGTGGAGCTGCCTCGTTCGAGGTCTCTTTCTAGATTTTCGAACCGAGCAATCCAAAGTCACGATAAGTCGAGAAATGATATTCGATCCAGTACTCGCCGGAGCTCCTCATACCAACATTCTTCTCCTGTTGGCGAAGGGTCCTCGAGCTTGGCTACATCCGATAAAGTAGACACAGGAGGGAATTCGGAAAAGGATTCAAAGAGTTCGGAAAATGCAACTTCTAGCAGTCCGTTTCAGTTTCATTTCTCGATTTACAAATGGGCAGTGCCAATGGTGATGCCTCTTAGGGGGCGGAATGGTTCAAGAGTGCAGAAAAGAACTAAAAACGAGGAAGGGTCAAGCACAAATGAATGCGCTGCTACTGAGAGTCCACTCGATGATGCTAGGTCTCCCACCGTGGAACTaatcaaacaagaaaatgacTTGCGTGTTGATGAAACCACTCCTAATAAAGTAGATCCGCGACAATTTGTTGAGGAAGCGGTTCTTCCCCTAGCTGAATCAGAAACCTTCAGCAGCCTTCGTGACACTGCTGAAGATGTTTCCGGTAACACCATCTCATTCCGTAAAAGTGAAGATATAGAGCCTCATCCTTTACTTCAAACAGCTTCTTCTGAAGACCGACAGAAAGAAATTCCCGTGCTTATGGAGCAAGTTCACAAGCCAGATCAAAATCatgttccttctttcttttttgatgAAGATCTTCAACAAG GCAATGATGAGGTAACTAAATCGAGTGGTAAAAAGGAAAGCGTGGTTAAAGGCGCCAAAAAATCATCTGTAGATGTTGGCGCTAATAAGACTGCAAAACATCAGCACTTAAAAAGAAGTTGCTCGACTAAAGTTGAAGTTAATAAGGCAAGTTTCCAAGGTTCAACGAAGAACTCGGGAGATAATCTCAGGAGAAGCAAAGTTAAGGGTAAGGTGAAGGACCTTGTTAAAATGTTCAACCAAGAAGTTTTGTGTAAACCCACATATGATGGTAGTGACCTTGGAAGTCAGAGCTATACAATGAAGGAGAAAGGTGGTTTCAAAGCAGAGAATGAAGCGAGTATTACCGCAACAAAAATGAACAAGGACTTGCCAAAGTCCGATGTGAAAAACGCATTTTCTGATGCTCCCGTAATG ATGAAGGAAGATCTCCAACAGCTAGAGAAAGAAAATATTGAAGCAAAGACTGCTCCCTATACACATAATAATGCTCCCGCGCAGGACACCCCTGCATCAAGTACCG CTCGCAACGGATCAAATGCTACCGTTGAAGATGCAGATGAGTCCTCCCACGAAAACTTCCAG ATGAAAGAAATAACTCAAGATGAGGAAAAAGAACCGCAACCACAACCCGTCAACAATCATGAAGAACTCCAG GCGATTGATGCTAAGATACTACAATGGTCAAGAGGAAAGGAAGGAAACATCCGCTCGCTGCTCACTACCATGCAAATT GTTCTTTGGCCCGAGAGCGGGTGGAAGACGGTACCTCTTGTAGATATAATCGAAGGAAATTCCGTGAAAAGAGCGTACCAAAGAGCGCTGCTATGTTTACACCCGGATAAGCTGCGGCAGAAGGGTGCTGCTTCACATCACAAATACCTTGCAGCAAAAGTTTTTGATGTCTTGCAG GAAGCCTGGGATCATTTCAATTCACTTGGCTCACTATGA
- the LOC103410508 gene encoding lysophospholipid acyltransferase LPEAT1 isoform X3, whose amino-acid sequence MVSELQGLNSKQAKQDRNDGPASKDDCPLLKPEPASSVSAEELQELENKCAAYVRRDVYGTMGRGELPVKEKVLLGLALVTLVPIRVVLAMTVLVLYYLICRICTLFKIPNRDEQEQEDYAHMGGWRQAVIVQCGRALSRAMLFVFGFYWINESYRIPSDSEPKPAPQGKDVAEEKEPERPGAIISNHVSYLDTLYHMSNSFPSFVAKRSVAKLPLVGLISKCLGCVYVQRESKSSDFKGVAAVVTERVKEAHQNKCAPPIMLFPEGTTTNGDFLLPFKTGAFLAKAPVLPVILRYPYRRFSPAWDSISGVRHVIFLLCQFVNHIEVTRLPVYYPSQQEKDDPKLYASNVRRLMANEGNMTLSDIGLAEKRVYHAALNGLFSQC is encoded by the exons atGGTTTCCGAACTCCAAGGCCTCAATTCCAAACAGGCCAAGCAGGACCGCAACGACGGTCCGGCGTCCAAGGACGACTGCCCGCTCCTCAAACCCGAACCGGCCTCCTCCGTCTCCGCCGAGGAGCTCCAGGAGCTAGAGAATAAATGCGCGGCGTACGTGCGACGCGATGTGTACGGCACCATGGGGCGAGGCGAATTGCCGGTGAAGGAGAAGGTGCTGCTAGGGCTCGCGTTGGTGACTCTGGTTCCGATACGCGTGGTCCTGGCCATGACGGTGTTGGTGCTGTACTACTTGATTTGCCGGATTTGCACGCTCTTCAAAATCCCCAATCGCGACGAGCAGGAGCAGGAGGATTACGCGCACATGGGGGGCTGGCGGCAGGCCGTGATAGTCCAGTGCGGCCGCGCCTTATCCAGAGCCATGCTCTTCGTCTTTGGCTTCTATTGGATCAACGAGTCATATCGGATACCATCGGATTCCGAACCCAAACCCGCACCccag GGAAAAGATGTTGCCGAAGAAAAGGAGCCTGAAAGGCCAGGGGCGATCATATCGAATCACGTTTCGTATTTGGATACCTTGTATCACATGTCTAATTCGTTTCCGAGCTTCGTCGCCAAG AGATCGGTGGCGAAACTTCCTCTAGTTGGCCTCATCAG CAAGTGCCTCGGTTGTGTCTATGTTCAGCGAGAGTCAAAGTCATCCGACTTCAAGGGAGTTGCAG CTGTGGTGACTGAAAGAGTTAAAGAAGCACATCAGAATAAATGCGCCCCGCCAATAATGCTTTTCCCAG AGGGAACTACTACAAACGGAGACTTTCTTCTGCCATTCAAGACGGGAGCATTCCTGGCAAAAGCTCCAGTTCTTCCGGTGATTCTTAGGTATCCTTACCGAAGATTTAGTCCTGCATGGGACTCGATATCTGGG gtGCGCCATGTGATATTTCTTCTCTGTCAATTTGTAAATCACATAGAGGTCACAAGGTTACCTGTTTATTACCCCTCGCAACAAGAAAAAGATGATCCAAAACTCTACGCTAGTAATGTCAGAAGATTGATGGCCAATGAG GGCAACATGACTTTATCAGATATTGGACTTGCCGAGAAGCGGGTGTATCATGCTGCTCTTAATG GTTTGTTTTCCCAATGCTAA
- the LOC103440548 gene encoding J domain-containing protein required for chloroplast accumulation response 1 isoform X1: protein MERFSQRESLLLGYSPQRAFVNSGSSSHTPTKNSDVDFHDVFGGPPRRWSVNDMRYSFSEATESSGLKGDADDDDDDDDWSSLNEKPVFGEGSVNRRRTQSDDFFDDIFNGNHSVSSSPRRLQRDPFASAPGSRVLSPAHPLLHKTEPSAASSLPAQFSLPAGFSKGLVELPRSRSLSRFSNRAIQSHDKSRNDIRSSTRRSSSYQHSSPVGEGSSSLATSDKVDTGGNSEKDSKSSENATSSSPFQFHFSIYKWAVPMVMPLRGRNGSRVQKRTKNEEGSSTNECAATESPLDDARSPTVELIKQENDLRVDETTPNKVDPRQFVEEAVLPLAESETFSSLRDTAEDVSGNTISFRKSEDIEPHPLLQTASSEDRQKEIPVLMEQVHKPDQNHVPSFFFDEDLQQGNDEVTKSSGKKESVVKGAKKSSVDVGANKTAKHQHLKRSCSTKVEVNKASFQGSTKNSGDNLRRSKVKGKVKDLVKMFNQEVLCKPTYDGSDLGSQSYTMKEKGGFKAENEASITATKMNKDLPKSDVKNAFSDAPVMMKEDLQQLEKENIEAKTAPYTHNNAPAQDTPASSTGSARNGSNATVEDADESSHENFQMKEITQDEEKEPQPQPVNNHEELQAIDAKILQWSRGKEGNIRSLLTTMQIVLWPESGWKTVPLVDIIEGNSVKRAYQRALLCLHPDKLRQKGAASHHKYLAAKVFDVLQEAWDHFNSLGSL, encoded by the exons ATGGAGCGATTTTCGCAACGGGAGAGCCTTCTTCTCGGCTACAGTCCTCAGAGAGCGTTCGTCAACTCCGGTTCTTCTTCCCACACTCCCACCAAAAACTCGGACGTTGATTTTCATGACGTCTTTGGTGGCCCGCCGAGGCGGTGGTCTGTTAACGACATGAGGTACAGCTTCAGCGAAGCTACCGAGAGCAGCGGACTGAAAGGGGATGCTGATGACGATGACGACGATGATGATTGGTCCAGTTTGAATGAGAAGCCGGTGTTTGGGGAAGGGTCCGTGAACAGAAGACGGACCCAGAGCGATGACTTCTTTGATGACATCTTTAATGGCAATCACTCTGTCAGTTCTAGTCCAAGGAGGCTTCAGAGGGACCCTTTTGCTTCGGCGCCAGGTTCTCGGGTTCTAAGCCCCGCCCACCCCCTGCTGCACAAAACCGAGCCCTCTGCAGCTTCTTCACTGCCTGCACAATTCAG CCTCCCCGCCGGATTTAGCAAAGGGCTGGTGGAGCTGCCTCGTTCGAGGTCTCTTTCTAGATTTTCGAACCGAGCAATCCAAAGTCACGATAAGTCGAGAAATGATATTCGATCCAGTACTCGCCGGAGCTCCTCATACCAACATTCTTCTCCTGTTGGCGAAGGGTCCTCGAGCTTGGCTACATCCGATAAAGTAGACACAGGAGGGAATTCGGAAAAGGATTCAAAGAGTTCGGAAAATGCAACTTCTAGCAGTCCGTTTCAGTTTCATTTCTCGATTTACAAATGGGCAGTGCCAATGGTGATGCCTCTTAGGGGGCGGAATGGTTCAAGAGTGCAGAAAAGAACTAAAAACGAGGAAGGGTCAAGCACAAATGAATGCGCTGCTACTGAGAGTCCACTCGATGATGCTAGGTCTCCCACCGTGGAACTaatcaaacaagaaaatgacTTGCGTGTTGATGAAACCACTCCTAATAAAGTAGATCCGCGACAATTTGTTGAGGAAGCGGTTCTTCCCCTAGCTGAATCAGAAACCTTCAGCAGCCTTCGTGACACTGCTGAAGATGTTTCCGGTAACACCATCTCATTCCGTAAAAGTGAAGATATAGAGCCTCATCCTTTACTTCAAACAGCTTCTTCTGAAGACCGACAGAAAGAAATTCCCGTGCTTATGGAGCAAGTTCACAAGCCAGATCAAAATCatgttccttctttcttttttgatgAAGATCTTCAACAAG GCAATGATGAGGTAACTAAATCGAGTGGTAAAAAGGAAAGCGTGGTTAAAGGCGCCAAAAAATCATCTGTAGATGTTGGCGCTAATAAGACTGCAAAACATCAGCACTTAAAAAGAAGTTGCTCGACTAAAGTTGAAGTTAATAAGGCAAGTTTCCAAGGTTCAACGAAGAACTCGGGAGATAATCTCAGGAGAAGCAAAGTTAAGGGTAAGGTGAAGGACCTTGTTAAAATGTTCAACCAAGAAGTTTTGTGTAAACCCACATATGATGGTAGTGACCTTGGAAGTCAGAGCTATACAATGAAGGAGAAAGGTGGTTTCAAAGCAGAGAATGAAGCGAGTATTACCGCAACAAAAATGAACAAGGACTTGCCAAAGTCCGATGTGAAAAACGCATTTTCTGATGCTCCCGTAATG ATGAAGGAAGATCTCCAACAGCTAGAGAAAGAAAATATTGAAGCAAAGACTGCTCCCTATACACATAATAATGCTCCCGCGCAGGACACCCCTGCATCAAGTACCG GATCAGCTCGCAACGGATCAAATGCTACCGTTGAAGATGCAGATGAGTCCTCCCACGAAAACTTCCAG ATGAAAGAAATAACTCAAGATGAGGAAAAAGAACCGCAACCACAACCCGTCAACAATCATGAAGAACTCCAG GCGATTGATGCTAAGATACTACAATGGTCAAGAGGAAAGGAAGGAAACATCCGCTCGCTGCTCACTACCATGCAAATT GTTCTTTGGCCCGAGAGCGGGTGGAAGACGGTACCTCTTGTAGATATAATCGAAGGAAATTCCGTGAAAAGAGCGTACCAAAGAGCGCTGCTATGTTTACACCCGGATAAGCTGCGGCAGAAGGGTGCTGCTTCACATCACAAATACCTTGCAGCAAAAGTTTTTGATGTCTTGCAG GAAGCCTGGGATCATTTCAATTCACTTGGCTCACTATGA
- the LOC103410508 gene encoding lysophospholipid acyltransferase LPEAT1 isoform X1, giving the protein MVSELQGLNSKQAKQDRNDGPASKDDCPLLKPEPASSVSAEELQELENKCAAYVRRDVYGTMGRGELPVKEKVLLGLALVTLVPIRVVLAMTVLVLYYLICRICTLFKIPNRDEQEQEDYAHMGGWRQAVIVQCGRALSRAMLFVFGFYWINESYRIPSDSEPKPAPQGKDVAEEKEPERPGAIISNHVSYLDTLYHMSNSFPSFVAKRSVAKLPLVGLISKCLGCVYVQRESKSSDFKGVAAVVTERVKEAHQNKCAPPIMLFPEGTTTNGDFLLPFKTGAFLAKAPVLPVILRYPYRRFSPAWDSISGVRHVIFLLCQFVNHIEVTRLPVYYPSQQEKDDPKLYASNVRRLMANEGNMTLSDIGLAEKRVYHAALNEELFFGRSKLKRYFYDARRCGFKLAFSKQAFSDCCMISVNGGGNGLAEVDLSRRAWLVYILVVILFHHYKALMCDDVSQSDPFCCKLTGRFCVRKV; this is encoded by the exons atGGTTTCCGAACTCCAAGGCCTCAATTCCAAACAGGCCAAGCAGGACCGCAACGACGGTCCGGCGTCCAAGGACGACTGCCCGCTCCTCAAACCCGAACCGGCCTCCTCCGTCTCCGCCGAGGAGCTCCAGGAGCTAGAGAATAAATGCGCGGCGTACGTGCGACGCGATGTGTACGGCACCATGGGGCGAGGCGAATTGCCGGTGAAGGAGAAGGTGCTGCTAGGGCTCGCGTTGGTGACTCTGGTTCCGATACGCGTGGTCCTGGCCATGACGGTGTTGGTGCTGTACTACTTGATTTGCCGGATTTGCACGCTCTTCAAAATCCCCAATCGCGACGAGCAGGAGCAGGAGGATTACGCGCACATGGGGGGCTGGCGGCAGGCCGTGATAGTCCAGTGCGGCCGCGCCTTATCCAGAGCCATGCTCTTCGTCTTTGGCTTCTATTGGATCAACGAGTCATATCGGATACCATCGGATTCCGAACCCAAACCCGCACCccag GGAAAAGATGTTGCCGAAGAAAAGGAGCCTGAAAGGCCAGGGGCGATCATATCGAATCACGTTTCGTATTTGGATACCTTGTATCACATGTCTAATTCGTTTCCGAGCTTCGTCGCCAAG AGATCGGTGGCGAAACTTCCTCTAGTTGGCCTCATCAG CAAGTGCCTCGGTTGTGTCTATGTTCAGCGAGAGTCAAAGTCATCCGACTTCAAGGGAGTTGCAG CTGTGGTGACTGAAAGAGTTAAAGAAGCACATCAGAATAAATGCGCCCCGCCAATAATGCTTTTCCCAG AGGGAACTACTACAAACGGAGACTTTCTTCTGCCATTCAAGACGGGAGCATTCCTGGCAAAAGCTCCAGTTCTTCCGGTGATTCTTAGGTATCCTTACCGAAGATTTAGTCCTGCATGGGACTCGATATCTGGG gtGCGCCATGTGATATTTCTTCTCTGTCAATTTGTAAATCACATAGAGGTCACAAGGTTACCTGTTTATTACCCCTCGCAACAAGAAAAAGATGATCCAAAACTCTACGCTAGTAATGTCAGAAGATTGATGGCCAATGAG GGCAACATGACTTTATCAGATATTGGACTTGCCGAGAAGCGGGTGTATCATGCTGCTCTTAATG AAGAATTATTTTTTGGTCGGAGTAAGTTGAAACGGTATTTTTACGATGCGCGCCGCTGTGGATTTAAGCTGGCATTCTCAAAGCAGGCGTTTTCCGATTGTTGTATGATCTCAGTTAACGGAGGAGGGAACGGGTTGGCGGAAGTCGATTTATCTCGACGAGCTTGGCTGGTATATATATTGGTTGTGATTTTGTTTCACCATTATAAAGCTCTGATGTGTGACGATGTATCTCAATCTGATCCTTTCTGTTGCAAATTAACAGGTAGGTTTTGCGTAAGAAAAGTTTGA
- the LOC103440489 gene encoding deSI-like protein At4g17486 isoform X1: MKFELKKRWRSVAPLQLKNKSAGRFCLFPKSKSDSAESGKAPVYLNVYDLTPMNGYVYWAGFGIFHSGVEVHGVEYAFGAHDYPTSGVFEVEPRQCPGFKFRRSILIGTTGLDPTQVREFMERHSLSYNGDTYHLIVKNCNHFCRDICRRLTGKSIPKWVNRLARIGSVCNCILPESLKISDVQHDPNCQPYDSDKRSLRSAFSCVSSISMRQKQLSSSSLFLQSPLKGCLPPWELRRSLNGSLKER, encoded by the exons atgaaatttgaattgaagaagagatgGAGATCCGTTGCCCCGCTTCAATTGAAGAACAAATCCGCGGGGCGTTTTTGTTTATTTCCCAAATCAAAATCGGATAGCGCTGAATCAGGAAAAGCACCAGTTTATCTCAATGTATATGATCTGACTCCCATGAATGGCTATGTCTATTGGGCTGGCTTTGGAATTTTTCACTCTGGTGTTGAAG TTCATGGTGTGGAATATGCATTCGGAGCACATGACTATCCTACGAGTGGTGTTTTTGAGGTTGAACCTCGCCAATGCCCAGGGTTCAAGTTCAGAAGGTCGATATTGATCGGGACAACAGGCTTGGACCCTACTCAGGTTCGAGAGTTTATGGAGCGCCATTCTTTGAGCTACAACGGGGATACATATCACCTGATTGTCAAGAACTGCAACCATTTCTGCAGGGATATTTGTCGCAGGCTCACCGGAAAATCAATTCCTAAATGGGTGAACCGACTGGCAAGAATTG GTTCAGTATGCAACTGCATACTTCCGGAATCTCTGAAGATTTCCGATGTACAACATGACCCTAACTGCCAACCGTACGACAGCGACAAGAGGAGCTTGAGAAGCGCCTTCAGTTGCGTGTCGTCTATCTCAATGCGGCAGAAGCAGTTATCTTCATCTTCGTTATTTCTACAGTCGCCCCTGAAAGGTTGCTTGCCGCCATGGGAACTGCGAAGATCGTTGAATGGTTCGTTGAAAGAAAGGTGA
- the LOC103410508 gene encoding lysophospholipid acyltransferase LPEAT1 isoform X2, protein MVSELQGLNSKQAKQDRNDGPASKDDCPLLKPEPASSVSAEELQELENKCAAYVRRDVYGTMGRGELPVKEKVLLGLALVTLVPIRVVLAMTVLVLYYLICRICTLFKIPNRDEQEQEDYAHMGGWRQAVIVQCGRALSRAMLFVFGFYWINESYRIPSDSEPKPAPQGKDVAEEKEPERPGAIISNHVSYLDTLYHMSNSFPSFVAKRSVAKLPLVGLISKCLGCVYVQRESKSSDFKGVAAVVTERVKEAHQNKCAPPIMLFPEGTTTNGDFLLPFKTGAFLAKAPVLPVILRYPYRRFSPAWDSISGVRHVIFLLCQFVNHIEVTRLPVYYPSQQEKDDPKLYASNVRRLMANEGNMTLSDIGLAEKRVYHAALNEELFFGRSKLKRYFYDARRCGFKLAFSKQAFSDCCMISVNGGGNGLAEVDLSRRAWLVGFA, encoded by the exons atGGTTTCCGAACTCCAAGGCCTCAATTCCAAACAGGCCAAGCAGGACCGCAACGACGGTCCGGCGTCCAAGGACGACTGCCCGCTCCTCAAACCCGAACCGGCCTCCTCCGTCTCCGCCGAGGAGCTCCAGGAGCTAGAGAATAAATGCGCGGCGTACGTGCGACGCGATGTGTACGGCACCATGGGGCGAGGCGAATTGCCGGTGAAGGAGAAGGTGCTGCTAGGGCTCGCGTTGGTGACTCTGGTTCCGATACGCGTGGTCCTGGCCATGACGGTGTTGGTGCTGTACTACTTGATTTGCCGGATTTGCACGCTCTTCAAAATCCCCAATCGCGACGAGCAGGAGCAGGAGGATTACGCGCACATGGGGGGCTGGCGGCAGGCCGTGATAGTCCAGTGCGGCCGCGCCTTATCCAGAGCCATGCTCTTCGTCTTTGGCTTCTATTGGATCAACGAGTCATATCGGATACCATCGGATTCCGAACCCAAACCCGCACCccag GGAAAAGATGTTGCCGAAGAAAAGGAGCCTGAAAGGCCAGGGGCGATCATATCGAATCACGTTTCGTATTTGGATACCTTGTATCACATGTCTAATTCGTTTCCGAGCTTCGTCGCCAAG AGATCGGTGGCGAAACTTCCTCTAGTTGGCCTCATCAG CAAGTGCCTCGGTTGTGTCTATGTTCAGCGAGAGTCAAAGTCATCCGACTTCAAGGGAGTTGCAG CTGTGGTGACTGAAAGAGTTAAAGAAGCACATCAGAATAAATGCGCCCCGCCAATAATGCTTTTCCCAG AGGGAACTACTACAAACGGAGACTTTCTTCTGCCATTCAAGACGGGAGCATTCCTGGCAAAAGCTCCAGTTCTTCCGGTGATTCTTAGGTATCCTTACCGAAGATTTAGTCCTGCATGGGACTCGATATCTGGG gtGCGCCATGTGATATTTCTTCTCTGTCAATTTGTAAATCACATAGAGGTCACAAGGTTACCTGTTTATTACCCCTCGCAACAAGAAAAAGATGATCCAAAACTCTACGCTAGTAATGTCAGAAGATTGATGGCCAATGAG GGCAACATGACTTTATCAGATATTGGACTTGCCGAGAAGCGGGTGTATCATGCTGCTCTTAATG AAGAATTATTTTTTGGTCGGAGTAAGTTGAAACGGTATTTTTACGATGCGCGCCGCTGTGGATTTAAGCTGGCATTCTCAAAGCAGGCGTTTTCCGATTGTTGTATGATCTCAGTTAACGGAGGAGGGAACGGGTTGGCGGAAGTCGATTTATCTCGACGAGCTTGGCTG GTAGGTTTTGCGTAA